From Cellulophaga lytica DSM 7489, a single genomic window includes:
- a CDS encoding metallophosphoesterase family protein — MTKILLLSDTHSYIDDNILNYVKQADEVWHAGDIGNLEVTDKIKELKPLRAVYGNIDDDKARLEFPLDNKFMCEKVAVWITHIGGYPDKYNVRIREEIKKDSPKIFISGHSHILKVMFDKKLNLLHMNPGACGKHGFHQVRTMLRFTINGSDIKDLEVIELGKK, encoded by the coding sequence ATGACAAAAATTTTATTACTGTCTGATACACACAGCTACATAGATGATAACATACTAAATTATGTTAAACAGGCAGATGAAGTATGGCACGCTGGTGACATTGGCAATTTAGAGGTTACAGACAAAATAAAAGAGCTAAAACCTTTAAGAGCTGTTTATGGTAATATTGATGATGACAAGGCTAGACTAGAATTTCCGCTAGACAATAAGTTTATGTGTGAAAAAGTTGCTGTTTGGATAACACATATTGGTGGTTACCCAGATAAATACAATGTGCGTATACGCGAAGAAATAAAAAAAGATTCTCCTAAAATATTTATTAGCGGGCACTCTCATATTTTAAAAGTAATGTTTGATAAAAAGTTAAACCTACTGCATATGAATCCTGGTGCTTGTGGTAAACACGGTTTTCATCAGGTACGTACAATGCTACGTTTTACTATAAATGGTAGTGATATTAAAGATTTAGAAGTTATAGAACTTGGTAAAAAATAA
- the rho gene encoding transcription termination factor Rho, with protein sequence MFEISDLKAKKLPELQDIAKGLNVPKFKTLKKLDLVYQILDVQAANPKAVEEVVVKEPKPTKAPASAKAKPAEKPKPRPVKRERVLREKPKPKAKEETTTEETKEPVAKKAPAPKKTPAAKNTKPSAATEKKPVHRNNQGQQKNNGQHKNQNKKPQHQKNSRDKSNFDKDLKNRYREPEFEFDSIIASEGVLDIMQDGYGFLRSSDYNYLSSPDDIYVSQSQIRLFGLKTGDTVLGNVRPPKEGEKYFPLIKVNKINGIDPQVVRDRVSFEHLTPLFPQEKFNLAEKQSNISNRIIDLFSPIGKGQRGMIVAQPKTGKTMLLKDIANGIAANHPEVYQIVLLIDERPEEVTDMQRNVQGEVIASTFDKEPSEHVRVANIVLEKAKRLVECGHDVVILLDSITRLARAYNTVQPASGKVLSGGVDANALNKPKRFFGAARNIENGGSLSIIATALTETGSKMDEVIFEEFKGTGNMELQLDRKISNRRIFPAIDLTSSSTRRDDLLLDENTIQRMWILRKYLADMNPVEAMEFIEQRIKQTKNNEEFLLTMNQ encoded by the coding sequence ATGTTTGAGATTTCCGATTTAAAAGCAAAAAAGCTTCCTGAATTACAGGATATTGCAAAAGGTTTAAATGTTCCTAAGTTTAAAACATTAAAAAAACTAGATTTGGTATACCAAATACTAGATGTACAAGCAGCAAACCCTAAAGCGGTAGAAGAAGTTGTTGTTAAAGAACCTAAACCAACCAAAGCGCCAGCTTCTGCAAAAGCAAAACCTGCAGAAAAGCCTAAACCACGACCGGTAAAAAGAGAGCGTGTTTTAAGAGAAAAGCCAAAACCTAAGGCAAAAGAAGAAACAACTACAGAAGAAACAAAAGAGCCTGTTGCAAAAAAAGCGCCAGCTCCTAAAAAAACTCCTGCAGCTAAAAACACAAAACCTTCTGCTGCTACTGAAAAAAAACCAGTACACAGAAACAACCAAGGCCAGCAAAAAAATAATGGTCAGCATAAAAATCAAAACAAAAAACCACAGCACCAAAAAAATTCTAGAGACAAAAGTAATTTTGACAAGGATTTAAAAAATAGATACAGAGAGCCAGAGTTTGAGTTTGATAGTATTATTGCTAGTGAAGGTGTTTTAGATATTATGCAAGACGGTTATGGTTTTTTAAGATCGTCTGATTACAACTACCTTTCTTCTCCTGATGATATTTATGTTTCACAATCTCAAATTAGATTATTTGGATTAAAAACAGGAGATACAGTTTTAGGAAATGTGCGCCCACCAAAGGAAGGCGAAAAGTACTTTCCGCTAATTAAAGTAAATAAAATTAATGGTATAGATCCACAGGTTGTACGTGACCGTGTTTCTTTTGAACACTTAACACCATTATTTCCTCAAGAAAAATTTAACCTTGCCGAAAAGCAGAGTAATATTTCCAACAGAATTATAGATTTGTTTTCACCAATTGGTAAAGGACAACGTGGTATGATCGTTGCCCAGCCAAAAACTGGTAAAACAATGCTTTTAAAAGACATTGCTAACGGTATTGCGGCAAACCATCCAGAGGTTTATCAAATTGTATTACTAATAGATGAACGTCCGGAAGAAGTTACAGATATGCAACGTAATGTTCAAGGAGAAGTAATTGCCTCTACTTTTGACAAGGAACCATCTGAACACGTACGTGTGGCTAATATTGTACTAGAAAAAGCCAAGAGATTGGTAGAATGTGGCCACGATGTGGTTATTTTATTAGATTCTATTACACGTTTAGCAAGAGCATACAACACGGTACAACCAGCGTCTGGTAAAGTATTAAGTGGTGGTGTAGATGCAAACGCATTAAACAAACCAAAACGTTTCTTTGGAGCTGCTCGTAATATAGAAAACGGAGGTTCTTTATCTATTATAGCTACTGCACTTACAGAAACTGGCTCTAAAATGGACGAAGTTATCTTTGAAGAATTTAAAGGAACTGGTAATATGGAGCTTCAGTTAGACCGTAAAATATCTAACAGAAGAATATTCCCTGCAATTGACCTTACTTCTTCAAGCACACGTAGAGATGATCTTTTACTAGATGAAAACACAATTCAACGTATGTGGATTTTACGTAAATACCTTGCAGATATGAACCCTGTAGAAGCTATGGAGTTTATAGAACAACGCATTAAACAAACTAAAAACAATGAAGAGTTTTTATTGACAATGAATCAATAA
- a CDS encoding T9SS type B sorting domain-containing protein, with protein sequence MRAQYKLVVGFLFFTLISNAQFTPDCRSSIPVCGDAPISGIADGRGDIDDFDPDVIRQTGCLEKGSNSSANIENNTSWYVFRALKDGTIGFDISADTDTAEWDFAVYGPDTDCASISNGTAQPVRCNYEANNTAFTGLGTNPESGQEGFSFVKGSKNTYDELLDIAEGEIYYILINNYNTNFDGDPEPFTLTFTEDVDALDCTFRDEFLGLDVNACEGDPDVVLNAFRSPVGPDVASVRWSVDYDDDGTIDDPNLATGTEYTVTSPNTGRYFVEITTASGAPPTVTDDILINFHAPPNPADIEITVIDYLVDRNKIEVLVNGTSEYEYAINGGEFQDETLFHDVPPGQNTLIVNDKYGCGQSEEIPFLVIGYPKFFTPNGDGVHDGWNVLGIEELVDAKVYIYDRYGKLLKQLGPGVTWNGMFNGKKMPESDYWFRMEYAEPEEGVIVAKTLQNHFTLKR encoded by the coding sequence ATGCGAGCACAATACAAACTAGTAGTAGGATTTCTTTTTTTTACACTAATTAGCAATGCGCAATTTACCCCAGATTGTAGGTCATCTATACCAGTGTGCGGTGATGCACCAATTAGCGGTATAGCAGATGGCCGTGGAGATATAGATGATTTTGATCCAGATGTTATACGCCAAACTGGTTGTTTAGAAAAGGGTAGTAATAGTTCTGCAAATATAGAAAACAACACATCTTGGTATGTTTTTAGAGCTTTAAAAGATGGCACTATTGGGTTTGATATTTCTGCGGATACAGATACAGCAGAATGGGATTTTGCCGTATATGGCCCAGATACAGATTGTGCTAGTATAAGTAACGGTACTGCGCAACCAGTACGTTGCAATTATGAAGCTAACAATACAGCTTTTACAGGTTTAGGTACCAACCCAGAATCTGGTCAAGAAGGTTTTTCTTTTGTTAAAGGAAGTAAAAATACATACGATGAATTGTTAGATATAGCAGAAGGTGAAATTTATTATATTTTAATAAATAACTACAATACTAATTTTGATGGAGATCCAGAACCTTTTACCTTAACTTTTACAGAAGATGTAGATGCGTTAGATTGTACGTTTAGAGATGAGTTTTTAGGGTTAGATGTAAATGCCTGTGAGGGAGATCCAGATGTGGTTTTAAATGCTTTTAGGTCTCCGGTAGGGCCAGATGTTGCAAGTGTTAGGTGGTCTGTAGATTATGATGATGATGGTACTATTGATGATCCAAATTTAGCAACAGGAACAGAATATACGGTTACTAGCCCAAATACAGGTAGGTATTTTGTAGAGATTACTACAGCTTCTGGAGCTCCGCCTACAGTTACAGATGATATTTTAATAAATTTTCACGCACCTCCAAATCCTGCTGATATAGAAATTACAGTTATAGATTATTTAGTAGATAGAAACAAAATAGAAGTTCTTGTTAATGGTACTAGTGAGTATGAATATGCTATTAATGGTGGAGAGTTTCAAGATGAAACACTTTTTCATGATGTGCCACCCGGACAAAATACTTTAATTGTAAATGATAAATATGGATGTGGTCAATCTGAAGAAATTCCGTTTTTAGTAATTGGCTATCCAAAGTTTTTTACTCCAAATGGAGATGGAGTACATGATGGTTGGAATGTTTTAGGTATTGAAGAGTTAGTAGACGCCAAAGTTTATATTTACGATAGGTATGGTAAACTTTTAAAACAATTAGGGCCTGGAGTAACTTGGAATGGTATGTTTAATGGTAAAAAAATGCCAGAATCTGATTATTGGTTTCGTATGGAATATGCAGAGCCAGAGGAAGGTGTAATTGTAGCTAAAACTCTGCAAAACCATTTTACTTTAAAAAGGTGA
- the rpsT gene encoding 30S ribosomal protein S20: protein MANHKSALKRIRRNEAARVRNKYQHKTMRNALRKLRAEEDKKSAETMLPTVISMLDKLAKRNIIHANKASNLKSKLTKQVAAL from the coding sequence ATGGCAAATCACAAGTCAGCATTAAAAAGAATAAGAAGAAACGAAGCAGCGCGTGTACGTAACAAGTACCAACATAAAACAATGCGTAATGCATTGAGAAAGTTACGTGCTGAGGAGGATAAGAAATCTGCCGAAACTATGTTGCCTACAGTCATTAGTATGTTAGACAAGTTAGCTAAGCGTAACATTATACACGCTAACAAGGCATCTAACCTTAAAAGCAAATTAACTAAGCAGGTAGCAGCTTTATAA
- a CDS encoding ABC transporter ATP-binding protein has translation MSKTQKETGKAFDYTLLKRLLQFTKPYKITFYGVVIAAISLSAFAVLSPILLREIVNTALENKDQELLLNIIVLMLIVLVLEVVSQLSFVYYANWLGESVIKDIRIKLFKHMLSFKMKYYDNSSVGLLVTRAVTDIQRIGEIFSQGFFMIVSDLLKMVVVAGVMVFYSWKLALIVFAIMPIIIYATRVFQKAMKVAFIDVRAQVSNLNTFVQERLTGMKIVQFFNREKVEQEKFRVINEKHRNAWLKTVWYNSIFFPIAEIVSSVAIGLIVWYGGLRVVLNNNIDELGTIFMFIQLSQMLFRPLRQIADKFNVLQMGMVAANRVFAILDRKDTITNEGAFEKEEIKGDISFKNVHFGYVEGEEVLHGISFDVKAGETIAIVGATGAGKSTIINLLNRFYEINSGEILVDGVDIKDYKLTSLRDKIAVVLQDVFLFADTIENNISLKNEDITLDTITQAAQEISVHDFITSLPNDYQYNVKERGSMLSSGQRQLLAFLRAYVSNPSILILDEATSSVDTYSEQLIQKATEKITQGRTSIVIAHRLATIKKADKIIVMDAGNIIESGSHKELLKKGGYYYNLYQAQFVADEVA, from the coding sequence ATGTCTAAAACACAAAAAGAAACAGGAAAAGCGTTTGACTATACATTGTTAAAACGATTGTTACAATTTACCAAACCTTATAAAATTACTTTTTATGGTGTTGTTATAGCTGCAATATCTTTATCAGCATTTGCGGTTTTAAGCCCTATTTTGTTAAGAGAAATTGTTAACACAGCTTTAGAAAATAAAGACCAGGAACTATTGTTAAACATTATTGTTTTAATGTTAATAGTTTTAGTATTAGAGGTGGTAAGTCAGCTATCTTTTGTGTACTATGCTAATTGGTTAGGAGAATCTGTTATAAAGGATATTAGAATAAAGCTTTTTAAGCATATGCTTAGCTTTAAAATGAAATATTATGACAATTCATCTGTAGGATTATTGGTAACACGTGCAGTAACAGATATACAGCGTATTGGAGAAATTTTTAGTCAAGGTTTTTTTATGATAGTATCAGACCTATTAAAAATGGTTGTAGTTGCTGGCGTAATGGTTTTTTATAGTTGGAAATTAGCACTTATTGTTTTTGCTATTATGCCAATTATAATTTATGCTACTAGAGTTTTTCAAAAAGCAATGAAAGTTGCTTTTATAGACGTTAGAGCGCAAGTATCTAACCTAAATACTTTTGTACAAGAGCGTTTAACAGGAATGAAAATTGTTCAGTTTTTTAACAGAGAAAAAGTAGAACAAGAAAAGTTTAGAGTTATAAATGAAAAGCATAGAAATGCTTGGTTAAAAACAGTTTGGTATAACTCTATCTTTTTCCCGATAGCAGAAATTGTTTCTTCTGTAGCTATTGGTTTAATTGTTTGGTATGGTGGTTTGCGTGTTGTATTAAACAATAATATAGATGAGCTTGGTACCATATTTATGTTTATACAACTGTCACAAATGTTGTTTAGACCATTAAGGCAAATAGCAGATAAGTTTAATGTACTGCAAATGGGTATGGTAGCAGCCAATAGAGTATTTGCAATTTTAGACAGAAAAGATACTATAACCAATGAGGGCGCTTTTGAAAAAGAAGAAATAAAAGGTGACATTTCTTTTAAAAATGTACACTTTGGTTATGTAGAAGGTGAAGAGGTTTTACACGGAATTTCTTTTGATGTAAAGGCAGGTGAAACAATAGCTATTGTTGGTGCTACCGGAGCAGGAAAATCTACCATTATAAATTTGCTAAACCGTTTTTATGAAATAAATTCTGGTGAAATTTTGGTTGATGGTGTAGATATTAAAGACTATAAATTAACGTCATTAAGAGATAAAATAGCGGTTGTTTTGCAAGATGTATTTTTATTTGCAGATACTATTGAGAATAACATTTCTTTAAAAAATGAAGATATAACGTTAGACACTATAACACAGGCTGCACAAGAAATATCTGTGCACGATTTTATTACAAGTCTTCCTAATGATTACCAGTATAATGTAAAAGAGCGTGGTTCTATGCTATCTAGTGGGCAACGTCAATTGCTAGCCTTTTTGCGTGCTTATGTAAGTAACCCAAGTATTTTAATTTTAGATGAAGCTACATCTTCTGTAGATACATACTCAGAGCAATTAATACAAAAGGCAACCGAGAAAATTACGCAAGGCAGAACGTCTATTGTTATTGCACACCGTTTGGCAACTATTAAAAAAGCAGACAAAATTATTGTTATGGATGCAGGTAATATTATAGAAAGCGGTTCACATAAAGAGTTACTTAAAAAAGGAGGTTATTATTACAACCTTTATCAAGCACAGTTTGTAGCAGATGAAGTAGCTTAA
- a CDS encoding helix-turn-helix domain-containing protein codes for MSNSPKITVVDLETYKTNPKLHNNKKYYKICLIHPKSILHYPSKSITINNTVLVFTNPLLVYNWEPISREQVGYSCLFNPSFLAENTNELEKQCPLFKLGANNIFHLNKEQETHITSLYKKIKEELDSDYKNKDAVVSNYISLIIHEALKIEPNAANKTPKCAASRITSLFFEQLNRQFPIKDPNKSITLKTPKDYSDFLSVHINHLNDSVKTITGKSTSTHIKEKITAEAENMLHNTDLNITEIAYCLGFKYPNNFSKFFKSNTGKSPLEHRSVFL; via the coding sequence ATGAGTAATAGCCCCAAAATTACTGTTGTAGATTTAGAAACGTATAAAACAAACCCTAAACTACATAACAACAAAAAATATTATAAAATATGTCTTATTCATCCAAAAAGTATACTACACTACCCAAGTAAATCTATTACTATAAACAACACAGTATTGGTATTTACAAATCCGCTTTTAGTCTACAACTGGGAACCAATTTCTAGAGAACAAGTAGGCTATTCTTGCTTATTTAATCCATCATTTTTAGCAGAAAATACTAATGAGCTAGAAAAACAATGTCCGTTATTTAAGCTTGGAGCAAATAATATTTTTCATTTAAATAAAGAGCAAGAAACTCATATCACATCATTATATAAAAAAATTAAAGAAGAACTAGACAGTGATTATAAAAATAAAGATGCTGTTGTTAGCAATTACATTAGTTTAATAATACATGAAGCATTAAAAATAGAACCAAATGCAGCTAACAAAACACCAAAATGTGCTGCGTCTAGAATTACTTCTTTGTTTTTTGAGCAATTAAACAGACAATTTCCTATTAAAGATCCTAACAAGAGTATTACCTTAAAAACTCCAAAGGACTATTCTGACTTTTTATCTGTACATATAAATCATTTAAACGACTCTGTTAAAACTATAACAGGTAAATCTACATCTACACATATTAAAGAAAAAATTACTGCAGAGGCAGAAAATATGCTTCATAATACCGATTTAAACATTACAGAAATTGCTTATTGTTTAGGTTTTAAGTATCCAAATAATTTTAGTAAGTTCTTTAAAAGCAATACAGGTAAATCTCCTTTAGAGCACAGGAGTGTTTTTCTTTGA
- the truA gene encoding tRNA pseudouridine(38-40) synthase TruA: MRYFVAFSYFGAAYHGWQIQPNAITVQEELEKAFSTLLKEKISLMGAGRTDAGVHAKQMYAHFNTTPISNTVDLMRRLNSFLPDDIAIQNIYEVPEDAHARFNATERTYEYLITTQKDPFSIVTTHYIKQKLDIEKMNKAAQLLLGKQDFECFSKSKTDVKTYYCTVKKAIWEQKEDKFVFTITADRFLRNMVRAIVGTLLDVGTGKITIDHIHTIIASKSRAEAGTSVPAKALYLTQVLYPKNIIKVKNV; the protein is encoded by the coding sequence TTGAGATATTTTGTAGCATTTTCATACTTTGGAGCAGCGTATCACGGGTGGCAAATACAGCCAAACGCTATAACTGTACAAGAAGAGTTAGAAAAAGCATTTAGTACGCTTTTAAAAGAAAAAATTTCTTTAATGGGCGCTGGCAGAACAGATGCAGGTGTACACGCTAAGCAAATGTATGCCCATTTTAATACAACTCCCATATCTAATACAGTAGATTTAATGCGTAGGCTAAATTCTTTTTTGCCAGATGATATTGCTATCCAAAACATTTATGAAGTTCCAGAAGATGCCCACGCTAGGTTTAATGCAACAGAACGTACATACGAGTATTTAATTACCACACAAAAAGACCCTTTCTCTATAGTAACAACACATTATATAAAGCAAAAATTAGATATAGAAAAAATGAATAAGGCAGCGCAATTGCTGTTAGGTAAACAAGATTTTGAGTGTTTTTCTAAATCTAAAACAGATGTTAAAACCTATTATTGCACTGTTAAAAAAGCTATTTGGGAACAAAAAGAAGATAAATTTGTGTTTACAATTACCGCAGATAGGTTTTTGCGCAATATGGTTAGAGCCATTGTGGGTACACTTTTAGATGTGGGAACAGGTAAAATTACTATAGACCATATACACACCATAATAGCTAGTAAAAGTAGGGCAGAGGCAGGTACTTCTGTGCCAGCAAAAGCATTATATTTAACACAGGTTTTGTACCCAAAAAATATTATCAAAGTAAAAAATGTCTAA
- the proS gene encoding proline--tRNA ligase, whose product MSKKLTKRAEDYSKWYNELVVKADLAENSAVRGCMVIKPYGYAIWEKMQAELDRMFKETGHENAYFPLFVPKSLFEAEEKNAEGFAKECAVVTHYRLQNDPDKPGKLRVDPNAKLEEELVVRPTSEAIIWNTYKGWIQSYRDLPLLINQWANVVRWEMRTRLFLRTAEFLWQEGHTAHATENEAIAEAEQMMDVYADFAEDFMAVPVVKGLKTPSERFAGAVETYCIEALMQDGKALQAGTSHFLGQNFAKAFDVKFASKEGKQEHVWATSWGVSTRLMGALIMTHSDDNGLVLPPKLAPIQVVIVPIYKGDEQLDAISEKVNPLVKELRAKGISVKFDNRDTHKPGFKFNEYELKGVPVRIAIGKRDLENGTYEVARRDTLEKEIVNADDVIGKIEFLLDDIQKNIYKKAADYRANHITEVNSYDEFKDVLENKGGFISAHWDGTEETEEKIKNETKATIRCIPMDAKEENGSCIITGKPSKNRVLFAKAY is encoded by the coding sequence ATGAGCAAGAAGTTAACTAAAAGAGCCGAAGATTATTCCAAATGGTATAATGAACTAGTTGTAAAAGCAGATCTTGCTGAAAATTCTGCAGTTCGTGGATGTATGGTTATTAAACCATACGGATATGCTATATGGGAAAAAATGCAAGCAGAGCTAGATAGAATGTTTAAAGAAACAGGTCATGAAAATGCATACTTTCCTTTATTTGTTCCTAAGAGTTTGTTTGAAGCCGAAGAAAAAAATGCAGAAGGTTTTGCTAAAGAATGCGCTGTTGTTACACACTACAGATTGCAAAATGATCCTGATAAACCAGGTAAATTAAGAGTAGACCCTAATGCTAAGTTAGAGGAGGAGTTAGTAGTGCGCCCAACTAGTGAAGCTATTATTTGGAATACTTATAAAGGTTGGATACAGTCTTACAGAGATTTACCATTATTAATAAACCAATGGGCCAATGTTGTACGTTGGGAAATGAGAACAAGATTATTTTTACGTACTGCAGAATTTTTATGGCAAGAGGGCCATACGGCACACGCTACAGAAAATGAAGCTATAGCAGAAGCAGAACAAATGATGGATGTGTATGCAGATTTTGCAGAAGACTTTATGGCAGTACCTGTTGTAAAAGGATTAAAAACACCAAGTGAGCGTTTTGCAGGAGCAGTAGAAACTTATTGTATAGAGGCTTTAATGCAAGATGGTAAAGCATTACAAGCAGGTACATCTCACTTTTTAGGTCAGAACTTTGCTAAAGCTTTTGATGTTAAATTTGCTTCTAAAGAAGGAAAGCAAGAACACGTTTGGGCAACTTCTTGGGGAGTGTCTACACGCTTAATGGGAGCATTAATTATGACTCATAGTGATGATAACGGATTGGTTTTGCCTCCTAAATTAGCGCCAATACAGGTTGTAATTGTTCCTATATATAAAGGAGATGAGCAATTAGATGCTATTTCTGAAAAAGTAAACCCGTTAGTTAAAGAGCTAAGAGCTAAAGGTATTTCTGTTAAATTTGATAATAGAGATACACATAAGCCAGGATTTAAATTTAACGAGTACGAGCTTAAAGGGGTTCCTGTGCGTATTGCAATAGGTAAAAGAGATTTGGAAAATGGCACCTATGAGGTAGCACGTAGAGATACTTTAGAAAAAGAAATTGTAAATGCAGATGATGTTATTGGTAAAATTGAGTTTTTATTGGATGATATTCAGAAAAACATTTACAAAAAAGCTGCAGACTACAGAGCCAATCATATTACAGAAGTAAACTCTTATGATGAGTTTAAAGATGTTTTAGAAAATAAAGGCGGATTTATATCTGCACATTGGGACGGTACTGAAGAAACCGAAGAAAAGATTAAGAATGAAACAAAAGCAACTATTAGATGTATTCCTATGGATGCTAAAGAAGAAAATGGTAGTTGTATTATAACAGGTAAACCCTCTAAAAACAGGGTGTTATTTGCAAAAGCATATTAA
- a CDS encoding OmpP1/FadL family transporter: protein MKNYIALAFGLVCTIASAQNINDVLQYNQQNLIGTARYQGMSGAFGALGGDLSALNTNPAGAAVFNNHLFSATLSNYNKSNDANYFRTNREATRNDLEINQIGGVLVFKSNNSDWKKIAIAANYDLVQNFDNNFSISGVSNQGIDQYFLSYANGVPFGPLLKRDGEYLEEAYLDIGRNLGFVDQQAFLGYYGGIIDPVDEANDNNIDYVSNATYNTVNQDYFENTTGYNSKFILDFATQYQDNLYLGASLNFHSINYDKYTEFTETGYTVGTDITRTTFDNYLHTEGNGFSFALGAIAKLNDMVRVGASYESPTWYRLTDDTSQRISSDLADDDINYINFDIINVYERYTIKTPSKVTGSLAVVFGKDGLLSLDYGFQDMSQAEIKPTNDPGFAAANNEISNELGTVSTVRLGGEYRIKDISLRAGYRYEQSPYEDEYTIGDLNGFSLGFGYSFGPNRLDIAYNRTEQDVNKQLFNAGLTTPALVNAANTNVTIGYTVNF, encoded by the coding sequence ATGAAAAATTATATCGCCTTAGCGTTTGGCTTGGTATGTACTATTGCTAGTGCACAAAATATAAACGATGTACTACAGTACAACCAACAAAACCTTATTGGTACAGCACGCTACCAAGGTATGAGTGGTGCTTTTGGAGCTTTAGGTGGAGATTTATCTGCTCTAAACACAAATCCTGCTGGTGCCGCAGTTTTTAACAATCATTTATTTTCTGCAACGCTATCTAATTACAATAAAAGTAATGATGCAAATTATTTTAGAACCAACAGAGAGGCTACAAGAAACGACCTAGAAATTAATCAAATTGGTGGTGTATTAGTTTTTAAGTCTAACAACTCTGATTGGAAAAAAATTGCCATTGCTGCAAATTATGATTTGGTTCAGAATTTTGATAATAATTTTTCTATATCTGGTGTTAGCAACCAAGGTATAGATCAGTATTTTTTAAGCTACGCTAATGGTGTGCCCTTTGGACCTTTACTTAAAAGAGACGGAGAATACCTAGAAGAAGCTTATTTAGATATTGGAAGAAACTTAGGTTTTGTAGATCAGCAAGCATTTTTAGGTTACTACGGAGGCATTATAGACCCTGTAGATGAGGCTAACGACAATAACATAGACTATGTAAGCAATGCAACTTACAATACTGTTAATCAAGACTATTTTGAAAATACTACAGGATATAACAGTAAATTTATTTTAGATTTTGCCACCCAATACCAAGACAATTTATATTTAGGTGCATCTTTAAATTTTCATAGCATAAACTATGACAAGTACACAGAGTTTACAGAAACTGGTTACACTGTAGGTACAGACATAACCAGAACTACTTTTGACAATTATTTACATACAGAAGGTAATGGATTTTCATTTGCATTGGGCGCTATTGCTAAGTTAAACGATATGGTAAGAGTTGGTGCCAGTTATGAGTCTCCTACTTGGTACAGATTAACAGATGATACATCACAAAGAATTTCTTCTGATTTGGCTGATGATGACATAAACTATATAAATTTTGACATTATAAATGTATATGAAAGATACACTATAAAAACACCTAGTAAAGTTACTGGTAGTTTAGCTGTGGTATTTGGAAAAGATGGTTTATTGAGTTTAGACTACGGCTTTCAAGATATGAGTCAGGCTGAAATTAAACCTACTAACGATCCTGGTTTTGCCGCTGCTAATAATGAGATATCTAATGAGTTAGGAACTGTTTCTACAGTTAGACTTGGTGGTGAGTACAGAATTAAAGATATTAGTTTAAGAGCTGGTTACAGGTATGAACAAAGTCCGTATGAAGATGAATATACTATTGGTGATTTAAACGGATTTTCTTTAGGTTTTGGCTACTCTTTTGGCCCTAACAGGCTAGATATTGCTTATAATAGAACAGAGCAAGATGTAAACAAACAACTATTTAATGCAGGCTTAACAACACCAGCCTTAGTAAATGCAGCAAACACAAATGTAACTATAGGTTACACTGTAAACTTTTAA
- a CDS encoding DUF4293 domain-containing protein, translated as MIQRVQTVFLLIVVVLAAVLPFFASLWTLDNGTVIFAKDEMYISIAFYVSAILAFIAILLFKNRKNQFVVNRLNMICNLFILGFFVSRSLNLSGETVVSEKGIGMLIPLFSIVFLVLANRFIKKDEDLVKSVDRLR; from the coding sequence ATGATACAAAGAGTACAAACTGTTTTTTTATTAATAGTAGTTGTTTTGGCAGCTGTGCTTCCTTTTTTTGCTAGTTTATGGACATTAGATAACGGTACTGTTATTTTTGCTAAAGATGAAATGTATATTTCTATAGCCTTTTATGTGTCTGCTATTTTGGCTTTTATTGCCATTTTGTTATTTAAAAATAGAAAAAATCAATTTGTTGTAAACAGGTTGAATATGATATGTAATCTTTTTATACTAGGATTTTTCGTTTCCCGATCACTAAACTTATCCGGAGAAACTGTTGTTTCTGAGAAGGGTATTGGGATGTTGATTCCACTATTTTCTATCGTATTTTTAGTGCTAGCCAATAGGTTCATTAAAAAGGATGAAGATCTTGTAAAATCTGTTGATCGTTTGCGTTAA